One region of Plasmodium gaboni strain SY75 chromosome 6, whole genome shotgun sequence genomic DNA includes:
- a CDS encoding putative sec14-like cytosolic factor or phosphatidylinositol/phosphatidylcholine transfer protein, with protein sequence MSFDSGCVSRNLDNLLKKYEMQLNSLKTLLKEKGVIEKIEDTILIRYILSYGDKLEEAVNSIEKAVTWRKQNVYPLLNNNKENNDYHNNIIFPDRVKPYYSFIKKALAACEHKCTLDKQPVVIARLKLCNFTLLLDNVPENILVDYIVYSNEHEFSVCNEQTKKSKTLCRTYRFIDLKGFMLKKFDRRFLRVFANTSKLSEFLHPQLVGKTYLINAPSYIRVTIETLKTFGISRRTLNKLEIPRSFSHKEPADCDWFNLLVDKNDIPTYLGGKCKCKNGCIPGFQNDLENPLNLNEEEIKEEIQNNLSKLTTKTEKNSPLMGK encoded by the exons ATGAGTTTCGATTCGGGATGTGTATCAAGAAACTTAGATAATTTGTTAAAGAAGTATGAAATGCAATTAAATTCACTTAAaacattattaaaagaaaaaggtgtaattgaaaaaatagaagatacaatattaataagatatattttGTCATATGGTGATAAATTAGAAGAAGCAGTAAATTCTATAGAGAAAGCAGTAACATGGAGAAAACAAAATGTATATCcattattaaataataataaagaaaataatgattatcataataatataatatttccAGATAGGGTTAAGCcatattattcttttataaaaaaagcATTAGCAGCATGTGAGCATAAATGTACATTAGATAAACAACCTGTAGTAATAGCAAGATTAAAATTATGTAAttttacattattattagataATGTACCAGAAAATATACTAGTAGATTATATAGTATATTCAAATGAACATGAATTTTCTGTATGTAACgaacaaacaaaaaaaagcAAAACATTATGTAGAACATATCGTTTTATAGATTTAAAGGGATTtatgttaaaaaaatttgatCGTAGATTTCTTAGGGTTTTTGCAAATACGTCTAAATTGTCTGAATTTTTGCACCCGCAGCTGGTTGGAAAAACG TATTTAATAAATGCACCATCATATATACGAGTGACTATTGAAACGTTAAAAACCTTTGGTATAAGCAGAAGAACATTAAATAAACTGGAAATTCCAAGAAGCTTTTCTCATAAAGAGCCAGCTGACTGTGACTGGTTTAATTTGCTAGTTGAcaaaaat gaCATACCTACTTATTTAGGCGGAAAGTGCAAATGCAAAAATGGATGTATTCCAGGTTTTCAGAATGACCTTGAAAATCCCttaaatttaaatgaagaggaaataaaagaagaaattcaaaataatttgtCTAAATTAACAACTAAAACTGAGAAAAATAGCCCACTTATGGGTAAATGA
- a CDS encoding CPW-WPC family protein codes for MNRILYIVFPYILFLILLRTNAYKNPRFSSLSTNSEKSISEDLNKLYKINEELVTNEREDEDEDEDDQDELQNSNFEDIAHKSLENAEEEATVDLENAEIENLLDEEIYRIVQERLKKLWYIGKCRRDYTNICPIDWNVSAYDKNLCIPPEKYEGECRSIDFSKSTHLDKELFSWKCEVEWPCISAPKLKIMDKCPFRWTYIDNNLCIAPEDYIGHCSPAMDFSNYNYEMRIRWANECNVEWDTLPTSEYIPLRHKKLTTNVLGGPVEESGNVMNITNKN; via the exons atgaatcgtatattatatattgtcTTTCCTTATATTTTGTTCCTCATTTTATTGAGAACGAATGCTTATAAAAATCCTCGGTTTAGTTCTCTTAGTACTAATTCTGAAAAAAGCATTTCGGa AGATTTgaacaaattatataaaataaacgAAGAGTTAGTTACAAATGAAAGAGAAGATGAGGATGAAGACGAAGATGATCAAGACGAGTTACAAAATTCAAATTTTGAAGACATCGCACACAAAAGTCTAGAAAAT gCTGAAGAAGAAGCAACTGTTGATCTAGAAAACGCAGAAATAGAAAATCTTCTAGACGAAG aaatatatagaattGTACAAGAaagattaaaaaaattatg GTATATTGGAAAGTGTAGAAGAGattatacaaatatatgtCCTATAG ATTGGAATGTATCTGCTTATGACAAAAATCTTTGTATTCCACCTGAGAAATACGAAGGAGA ATGTAGATCTATAGATTTTTCTAAGAGTACCCATTTAGATAAAGAGCTTTTTTCATGGAAATGTGAGGTTGAATGGCCTTGTATTAgtg CACctaaattaaaaattatggATAAATGCCCTTTTCGCTGGACATACATTGACAATAATTTATGTATAGCACCAGAG GATTATATAGGCCATTGCTCTCCTGCTATGGATTTCTCAAATTATAATTACGAAATGAGGATTAGATGGGCTAATGAAT GCAATGTGGAATGGGATACATTACCTACATCAGAATATATACCTCTAAgacataaaaaattaacaaCCAATGTATTAGGGGGACCAGTAGAAGAAAGTGGAAACGTCATGaatattacaaataaaaattaa
- a CDS encoding hypothetical protein (conserved Plasmodium protein, unknown function) codes for MENECNDKNQNTKASTSIFKKKKNGIKEVTRKCLNLIDIKYNNLTTLIGRNNNNNNNNNHTSTNTPNNNSNNNNSNNNSCRSSSSFNNKTNDVLTNYQFSDDEIKFSSDENSSNDNYFLESSYTTNDFKNLLGWIPRNLKISECTNIDSIPCAFFFSNNNQTRKSDKIILYLHKFNEDLGTIIPTINALHKKLNINIIAMEYSGYGVSFDKYEQKLVSIVNDAFTILKFIMNHLKISYNNICILCYEFLTSCAIEVVNRFENTYGKNKPFGGLILIKPKFLNIINNITIIDNENYDDITLTDTAIDDIIINKNFMHQFSPNQNLDEDVPIERKQTETDDSTYKKKVPKKKKMKKKNIKAKENKQNIPKQEQNNNSNNNNSNSNNNCNNRMNKIRNKFFRRKNNKNELYDNKNTNDNTQNTCDYYKEYNGIITCDMSLFYNSDYKYILTQDNDIPYQLMKRILKDTFDINHIKNTIKSISCPILIFHPEHYSYKNSSSNIILNDATECYKKAAFAFDFMNEDFITSFNWFFSQESDIQNKDKLFKNLLYLYIHPMYNNINSNDYKIKNETDQENNHNNYNDIISANSQNNFNDKYINNDNHLNSTQQANNNSFNTKKDVTNDIQNDIKNYINIPNEIFICPEINQK; via the coding sequence ATGGAAAATGAATGTAATGATAAAAACCAAAACACAAAAGCATCAACAtcaatatttaaaaaaaagaaaaatggAATAAAAGAAGTTACAAGAAAATGCCTTAACTTGATAGATATAAagtataataatttaaCGACCCTAATAGGTcgtaataataataataataataataataaccATACTAGTACAAATACTccaaataataattctaataataataattctaataataatagcTGTCGTAGTAGTTCTAGctttaataataaaaccAACGATGTGTTAACAAATTATCAGTTTAGTGatgatgaaataaaattttcttcTGATGAGAATTCTagtaatgataattattttttagaaAGTTCATATACAACCAAtgattttaaaaatttattagGATGGATACCAagaaatttaaaaatatcaGAATGTACTAATATTGATTCAATTCCATGcgctttttttttctcaaataataatcaaaCTAGGAAGAGTgacaaaattattttatatttacataaatTTAATGAAGATCTTGGTACTATTATTCCAACTATTAATGCTctacataaaaaattaaatattaatataattgCTATGGAATATTCAGGATATGGAGTAAGTTTTGataaatatgaacaaaaatTAGTATCCATAGTTAATGATGCCTTTActatattaaaatttattatgaatcatttaaaaatatcatataataatatatgtattttatgTTATGAATTCTTGACTAGCTGTGCTATTGAAGTAGTTAATCGTTTTGAAAACACATACGGAAAAAATAAGCCATTTGGAGGTCTTATACTTATCAAAccaaaatttttaaatatcattaataatataacaattatagataatgaaaattatgatgataTCACCTTAACAGATACTGCTATTGatgatattataatcaataaaaattttatgCATCAATTCTCACCCAATCAAAATTTAGATGAAGATGTACCCATCGAACGTAAACAAACAGAAACAGATGATTcaacatataaaaaaaaagtacctaaaaagaaaaaaatgaaaaagaaaaatataaaagcAAAGGAAAATAAACAAAACATACCAAAGcaagaacaaaataataatagtaataataataatagtaatagtaataataattgtaataatagaatgaacaaaataagGAATAAATTCTTCAGAaggaaaaataataaaaatgaattatatgataataaaaatacaaacGATAATACACAAAACACTTGtgattattataaagaatataatgGAATAATTACATGTGACATGTccttattttataatagcgattataaatacattttaaCACAAGATAATGATATACCATATCAATTAATGAAAAGAATTCTAAAAGATACTTTTGATATTAatcatattaaaaatacaatTAAATCTATATCGTGTCcaattttaatatttcacCCAGAacattattcatataaaaattcttcttctaatattattttaaatgatgCTACTgaatgttataaaaaagcTGCATTTGCTTTTGATTTTATGAATGAGGATTTTATTACGTCCTTCAACTGGTTTTTCTCACAAGAATCagatatacaaaataaagataagttatttaaaaacttgttatatttgtatatacatcctatgtataataatataaattctAATGATTATAAGATAAAGAATGAAACCGATCAGgaaaataatcataataattataatgatattatatcaGCAAATTCACAAAACAAttttaatgataaatatataaataatgataacCATTTAAATAGCACTCAACAAGCCAACAACAATTCATTTAACACCAAAAAAGATGTTACAAATGATATacaaaatgatattaaaaattatataaatataccaaatgaaatttttatatgtcctgaaataaatcaaaaataa
- a CDS encoding putative secreted ookinete protein: MNYSIFSICLFIWCLVENVFVLNEKIIPIGPANRSKLKKMLEGDEDFKINIHAPVEDTEEVLEALDSLMRVEEMNRKVDEDEFMNDKQKLLKVHKKRIQDIVTLAFEPLQALLPNPLQYLIIKDVNAYMKSLEE; encoded by the exons ATGAATTATTCAATATTCTctatttgtttatttatttggTGTTTGGTTGAGAATGTCTTTGTTTTAAATGAGAAAATTATTCCAATAGGTCCA GCCAATCGTTCCaagttaaaaaaaatgttgGAGGGGGACGAAGATTTTAAGATAAACATACat GCACCTGTTGAAGATACAGAAGAAGTCCTTGAGGCCTTAGATTCTTTAATGAGGGTAGAGGAAATGAATAGGAAAGTTGACGAAGACGAATTTATGAACgataaacaaaaattattaaaagttcataaaaaaagaataca GGATATTGTTACTTTAGCATTTGAACCTTTACAAGCTCTTTTGCCAAATCCATTACAGTATCTTATTATTAAAG aTGTTAATGCATACATGAAAAGTTTAGAAGAATAA